GTCGTGGTGCGCTGGGGCGACCCGGTGCTGCCCGGCGCCCCCGCGTTCGACTTCGAGAAGCAGACGGCCGCCGCGCAGGCCAAGCAGTTCGGCTACAACTGCGACTACGTCACCCTCTTCCCGATGGGGCAGAACCGGGGTCTGCTCTGGGTCAACCACGAGTACACCGACGAGAACCTGATGTTCCGCGGTTACACGGACGGCACCTCCGCGACGGAGGAGCAGATCAAGATCGGGCTGGCCGCGCACGGCGGCTCGGTGGTCGAGATCGAGCGGGCGGGCGGGTCCGGCCAGTGGAAGCTGGTCACCCGGGGTTCCCGCCGTTACAACCGCCGCATCACCGTGCACACCCCCATGAAGTTCACCGGCCCGGCCGCCGGCAGCGCTCTGCTGAAGACCGCCGCCGACCCCAAGGGCACCACGCCGGTCGGCATGCTGAACAACTGCGCGGGCGGCACCACGCCGTGGGGCACGGTGCTCAGCGGCGAGGAGAACTTCAACCAGTACTTCGTCAACGGCAACGGTGTCCCCGAGGCGCAGAAGCCGTACCTCACCCGGTACGGGGTGAGCGCCACCACGGGCATCCCGAGCGGCAACCGCAGGTTCGACCGGGTCGAGGAGCGTTTCGACCTGGCCAAGCACCCGAACGAGATCAACCGCACCGGCTGGATCGTGGAGATCGACCCGTTCGACCCCGACTCCACCCCGATCAAGCGCACCGCCCTGGGCAGGCTCGCCCACGAGGGCGCCACCACCTCCCTGGCCGCCGACGGCCGGGTGGTCGCCTACATGGGCGACGACTCCCGGTTCGAGTACGTCTACAAGTTCGTCTCCCGGGAGCGCTACATCCGGGGCTTCGACCGGCACAACCGGACCCTGCTGGACGACGGCACGCTGTACGTGGCGAAGTTCACCGGCGACAGCCCGGCCGCCGAGATCGACGGCACCGGCAAGCTCCCCGCCGACGGGCAGTTCGACGGCTCGGGCGAGTGGATCCCGCTGGTCACCGGCAAGGTCTCGCACGTTCCGGGGATGACGGCCGCCGAGGTGCTCGTCTACACGCGTACGGCGGCCGACAAGGTCGGGGCGACCAAGATGGACCGTCCCGAGGACGTGGAGCGCAACCCCGTCACCGGCGGCGTCTACGTGGCCCTGACCAACAACACCAACCGGACCCCGGCCCAGGTGGACGAGGCCAACCCGCGCCCGGCCAACAAGCACGGCCACATCCTGGAGATCACCGAGCGGCGCAACGACGCCGGGGCCACGACCTTCGCCTGGTCCCTGCCCCTGGTCTGCGGCGACCCGAACGACCCGGCGACCTACTTCGCGGGGTTCGACAAGACCAAGGTGTCGGCGATCTCCTGCCCGGACAACGTCGCCTTCGACGCCGACGGCAACCTCTGGATCTCCACCGACGGCAGCCAGCTCGGCGCCCACGACGGCCTGTTCGCCATGCCGGTCCGCGGTTCCGAGCGCGGCTACCTGAAGCAGTTCCTGAGCGTGCCGGTCGGCGCGGAGACCTGCGGCCCGCTGGTCACCGCGGACCAGCGCAGCGTCTTCGTGGCCGTGCAGCACCCCGGTGAGACCACCGGCGCCACCCCCGAGGCCCCCACCAGCCACTGGCCTGACGGTGGCGCCTCCCAGCCCCGCCCGTCCGTCGTGGTCGCCTGGCACGCGAAGGGCGGCAAGATCGGCTCCTGATCCGGCCACCGGTCCGCGCTCCTTCATCGGTCCGCGCCGGCTCGCGCCCTCCCCTCCGAGGGGCGCGAGCCGGTGCCGTTCCACGTGTGCGGGGGTTCTCCGCGTGTGGGAGCGCCGCTCAGTGCGCGGGGAGCTCCTCCTAGCCCACCGGTACGACCGGACGCTCCTCGGCGGCCACCGGCGGGTTCGCGGCCCGGGAGGCCCGCAGTGACAGCAGGCTGACCGGCACGCCCACCAGCACGATGACCGCGGCGACGACCAGCGTGTACCGGTACGCGTCCAGGAAGGCGGTCAGCTGCCCGGCGCCCTCCGCCAGGAGCGAGGACTGCCGCGCGTTGAGGATCGCCCCCAGGACCGTGATCCCGAGCAGGCCGAAGACCTCGCGCGAGACGTTCAGCACTCCCGAGGCGACCCCCGTCCTGCCCGCGGGGAGCGCGCCGAGGATCGCCGTGGTGAGCGGCACCAGCATGCCGCCGCCCAGCCCGTAGACCAGGAACCACGGCAGCAGGTCGCCGAACGAGCCGCCCTCCCCGACGAACGAGATCCCGAACACCGACACGGCCATCAGCAGGAGCCCGGCCGCCACGGTCCTCGCGGTTCCCAGCGCCCTGTCCAGCCTGGGGGCGAGGGCGGCGGTGGCGGCCATCACCAGCGCCATCGGCACGAACGCCGCACCGGCCTCGATCGGCGAGAAGCCCAGCGCGTTCTGCAGGTACAGCGCGGTGAAGAAGTAGATCCCGAACACCCCGAAGGACCACAGGCCCATCGACAGCGTGCCCCCGCTGAACACCCGCGACCGGAACAGCGACAGGTCGATCATCGGCTCCCGGCTCCGGCGCTCGATCGTCACGAAGGCCAGCGCCGACACGGCCGCGATCCCGAAGGCGCCCAGGATCTCCGGTGAGGTCCATCCGGCCCCCGCGCCCTCGATGAGCGCGTACGTCAGCGCGACCAGCGCCAGGCTCGACGTCACCAGGCCCGGGACGTCGAGACCGCGCCGTACCGTCTCCTGGGGGACCACCCTGATCGCCCAGAGACCGAGGCCGAGCGTCACGATCCCGATCGGCACGTTGATCAGGTAGATCCAACCCCAGTGCCAGCGCTCGCTGATCAACCCGCCGGTCAGCGGCCCGAGGGCGAGGGCGAGTGCGCCGACCGCGCTCCACAGGCCGACCGCCGTCGCGCGTTCCCTGGCGTCGGGAAAGATCGAGGTGAGCAGCGCCAGCGCCGTGGGGGTGAGGAACGCCGCCCCCACGCCCTGCACCGCCCTGGTGGCGATCAGCACACCGCCGTCGGTGGCCATCCCGGCCGCGAACGACGCCGCGGTGAACACGACGAGGCCGATCAGGAAGACGCGCCGCCGCCCGAAGACGTCGGCCAGCCGCCCGCCGACGAGCATCAGCCCGGCGAACACCAGGATGTAGCCGCTCACGATCCATTCCAGCCCGGAGATGCTCAGCCCGAGATCGCGCTGGATCGTGGGCAGCGCCACGTTCACCACGTTGTTGTCGAGATATGTCATGAAAGTGGCCAGTGAGATCGCTCCCAGTGCCCACCACCTGCGGGTGTCCGTCATCCTTCGTCCTCTACGTTGTACTTATACGTCGTACATGTACGGTGCACAGTGGAACCCGTACGGCGTATAGTTGTCAAGCGTGATGGGAAAACTGACCCGCGAGGCGGTCGTCGAGCAGGCGCTGGAGATCGGCGACGCCGAGGGGCTGCAGGCGGTGACCATCCGGCGGCTCGCCCAGGAGCTGGGTGTCACCCCGATGGCGCTCTACTGGCACTTCAAGAACAAGGAGCAGCTGACCGGCGGCATGGCCGGCCACCTGATCGAGGGCTTCGTGGTCGAGGGGGGTTACACGGGCCCGTGGCAGGAGGGGCTCCGCGAGCTCGTCGCGGGCCTGGTCAGGGTGCTCAGGCGCCACCCGTGCGCGGCCGACGTGCTGGACGAGGTGGACCACATGGAGGTGCCCTCCTTCCTGCGGGTGTGGGACACGGCCCTCGGTCTCGCCAAGCGCGGCGGGTTCGCCCCGGAGGAGAGCTGCATGATCTCCCAGTACCTGCTGCAGGGCGCGATCGCGCTGGCGGGGGGGCCGACGAGGCACCGCGCCCCCGGGCTCTCCGAGCGGGACGCGGCCGAGCGGAGGCGTCTCAAGCGGGTCAGGCTCCAGTCGATGCCGCCGGACGTCTACCCGCACATCGTGGAGATGGCCGTCCCCCTCTCCGAGGACAGCGCCCCCGATCTCTACGACACCTTCGGCGTCGACCTCCTCATCGCCGGCATCGAGGCGCTGTCCGCCCGCTCAGGGGGTCGCTGACCCCGCTGCGGGGTCGCGGGCCGGGCGGGCGAGAGCGGCCGTCAGGGCGCCCGTGAGCGCGACGGCGAACAGGACGGCGTAGGTCCTCTGGAAGCCGGTCATCAGGTGCTCGACGGCGACGGGGGAGACGCGCGACAGCGTGCCCGCGTACACCTGCCCGCGCAGCTCGGCGCTGACCGAGCCGGTCAGGATGCTGAGCGTGAGGGCGACGCTCAGCACGATCCCGACGTTCATGATCATGAGCCGGAAGCCGTTCACGACGCCCAGGCTCCCGGGGGGCAGGGCGGACATGACCTGGGTCGTGTTGCCGGTCAGGAAGGTGCCGCTGCCGCAGCCGCACAGGAACAGGCCCACCCCGATGATCCAGTACGGCGTGGCGGGGTCGGTGTTCAGGAGCAGGACGCCCAGCCCGGTCGCGCTCATCAGGGCGCCGCCCACCGACAGCGCGTACGGCCTGATGCGGCGGCCGAGGGCGCCGGTGATCGGGGAGGCGAGGGCCATGCCGATCGGGACGGGGAGCACGCCCAGGGCCGCGGTGACGGCGTCGACGCCCCTGGCGGCCTGGAAGTAGAGGGCGACCAGCAGGATCAGCGCGGAGCGCGCCAGCGCGTTGCAGAAGGAGGCGAGGTTGGCGAAGGCCAGCGTGCGCTCGCCGAACAGCCGCACGTCGAGCACCGGATGCGACGCCCGGCGCTCCACCACGACCAGTACCGGCACCAGCGCCGCCGCGATCGCCGCGCCGACGATCACCACGGGGCTCGACAGGCCGCGCGATCCCGCCTCGGACAGCGCGATCAGGGCCGCGGACAGGGCGGCGAACACGATCAGGTTGCCGAGCGCGTCCACCGGCCGGCGCGCCCCCCGCGAGACGCGGCGCAGCGTGAACGCCCCCCAGGCGAGGGCGACCATTCCCGCGGGCACGTTCATCCAGAAGATCCACTGCCAGCCGGCGGTCTCGGCGATGAGGCCGCCCAAGGTGGGACCGGCGAGCTGGGCGACCGAGAGGGTGCCGATGTAGACGCCCATGCCCTGGCTGAGCCGGTCGGGAGGGAAGGCGTCGGTGATGATCACGGTTCCGTTGGCGAGGATCATCGCGGCACCGACCGCCTGCACCGCGCGCATCGCGATCAGGAACCAGATGCCCGGCGAGAGCCCGGCCAGCAGCGATCCCGCGGTGAACAGGACGAACCCCGCCAGGTAGATCTCCCGGCGTCCGAGCAGGTCGGCCACCCGGCCGAAGAACACCAGCGTCGCGGTGTTGACGAGCAGGAAGGCGAGCAGGACCCAGCCCGCGGAGAAGGCGTCGGCGTGGAAGTGCCTGACCACGGTGGGAAGCGCCACGTTCAGGGTGCTGCCGGATATG
This region of Streptosporangium sp. NBC_01495 genomic DNA includes:
- a CDS encoding PhoX family protein → MSPRRLLPLLTSPHKGGRSALTCRFRCGDQCAHDVMNTSDNTYFGDVVAEAMSRRGMLRAGALGAIVAGVGIGTAVPALADPDVDANRSHGNGHGNGHGNGHGQKSGLRFTAIAPNTNDKITVPAGYLSAVVVRWGDPVLPGAPAFDFEKQTAAAQAKQFGYNCDYVTLFPMGQNRGLLWVNHEYTDENLMFRGYTDGTSATEEQIKIGLAAHGGSVVEIERAGGSGQWKLVTRGSRRYNRRITVHTPMKFTGPAAGSALLKTAADPKGTTPVGMLNNCAGGTTPWGTVLSGEENFNQYFVNGNGVPEAQKPYLTRYGVSATTGIPSGNRRFDRVEERFDLAKHPNEINRTGWIVEIDPFDPDSTPIKRTALGRLAHEGATTSLAADGRVVAYMGDDSRFEYVYKFVSRERYIRGFDRHNRTLLDDGTLYVAKFTGDSPAAEIDGTGKLPADGQFDGSGEWIPLVTGKVSHVPGMTAAEVLVYTRTAADKVGATKMDRPEDVERNPVTGGVYVALTNNTNRTPAQVDEANPRPANKHGHILEITERRNDAGATTFAWSLPLVCGDPNDPATYFAGFDKTKVSAISCPDNVAFDADGNLWISTDGSQLGAHDGLFAMPVRGSERGYLKQFLSVPVGAETCGPLVTADQRSVFVAVQHPGETTGATPEAPTSHWPDGGASQPRPSVVVAWHAKGGKIGS
- a CDS encoding DHA2 family efflux MFS transporter permease subunit, coding for MTDTRRWWALGAISLATFMTYLDNNVVNVALPTIQRDLGLSISGLEWIVSGYILVFAGLMLVGGRLADVFGRRRVFLIGLVVFTAASFAAGMATDGGVLIATRAVQGVGAAFLTPTALALLTSIFPDARERATAVGLWSAVGALALALGPLTGGLISERWHWGWIYLINVPIGIVTLGLGLWAIRVVPQETVRRGLDVPGLVTSSLALVALTYALIEGAGAGWTSPEILGAFGIAAVSALAFVTIERRSREPMIDLSLFRSRVFSGGTLSMGLWSFGVFGIYFFTALYLQNALGFSPIEAGAAFVPMALVMAATAALAPRLDRALGTARTVAAGLLLMAVSVFGISFVGEGGSFGDLLPWFLVYGLGGGMLVPLTTAILGALPAGRTGVASGVLNVSREVFGLLGITVLGAILNARQSSLLAEGAGQLTAFLDAYRYTLVVAAVIVLVGVPVSLLSLRASRAANPPVAAEERPVVPVG
- a CDS encoding TetR/AcrR family transcriptional regulator, which translates into the protein MGKLTREAVVEQALEIGDAEGLQAVTIRRLAQELGVTPMALYWHFKNKEQLTGGMAGHLIEGFVVEGGYTGPWQEGLRELVAGLVRVLRRHPCAADVLDEVDHMEVPSFLRVWDTALGLAKRGGFAPEESCMISQYLLQGAIALAGGPTRHRAPGLSERDAAERRRLKRVRLQSMPPDVYPHIVEMAVPLSEDSAPDLYDTFGVDLLIAGIEALSARSGGR
- a CDS encoding MFS transporter, which encodes MVAIPQDLPGSPEYLSKLRYAWRVCSVTSLGLILIGISGSTLNVALPTVVRHFHADAFSAGWVLLAFLLVNTATLVFFGRVADLLGRREIYLAGFVLFTAGSLLAGLSPGIWFLIAMRAVQAVGAAMILANGTVIITDAFPPDRLSQGMGVYIGTLSVAQLAGPTLGGLIAETAGWQWIFWMNVPAGMVALAWGAFTLRRVSRGARRPVDALGNLIVFAALSAALIALSEAGSRGLSSPVVIVGAAIAAALVPVLVVVERRASHPVLDVRLFGERTLAFANLASFCNALARSALILLVALYFQAARGVDAVTAALGVLPVPIGMALASPITGALGRRIRPYALSVGGALMSATGLGVLLLNTDPATPYWIIGVGLFLCGCGSGTFLTGNTTQVMSALPPGSLGVVNGFRLMIMNVGIVLSVALTLSILTGSVSAELRGQVYAGTLSRVSPVAVEHLMTGFQRTYAVLFAVALTGALTAALARPARDPAAGSATP